The sequence below is a genomic window from bacterium.
ACACGCGCTTCGATTACACGGTGATGGGGGACAACGTGAACCTGGGCGCCCGTCTGGAGCCCCTGAACAAGGTCTTCAGCACCCAGGTGATCTGCTCCGAGTTCACCCGCAAGCGGCTGGTGGACCGCTTCGTCCTGCGCAGCCTGGGGAGCTTCCGCGTCATGGGCAAGACCGAGCCGGTGGTCTGCTACGAGCTGCTAGGTATCGGCACGCCCAAGCCGGAGGTCGAGGAGCTCCTGTCCGGGTTCGACCGTGGGCTGGAGCTTTGGGCGGGGCGGGAGTTCGGGGCCGCGTTCGAGCAGTTCGAGCGGCTGGTCGCCCGTTTCCCCCAGGACGGCCCCACCGCCTACTACGCGAGCCTGTGCCGGGAGCTGGCCGCCTTCGACCCCGGCGACGACTGGCAGCCGATCCACACCATGCTCTTCAAGTAGGGGCCCACTCGGTCGGTGCGGGTTCCGGGGGAGGGGCTTTACGGGGGCGACGACACGTCGCCGGGGGGGGTCGGGTGCCGGTTCGATTGAGGCCGACGCCGCCGGCCCCCGGGTCGAGCGGTGTGGGGAGCCCGAGGCGCTTTTTGGGGGACGACGGGAGCTCCGCGCGTGGCTCGACTCGACCCCGTAGGCGGGTGCGGTTCCCGCGGTTTTGCTGGTACAATTGCGGCGGCGTTACTATCCGATTCATCAAACGGGGTGACGGGAGCGGATTTTATTACAGCGAACGAGGGCTTTAAAAAAGGGTCCAGCCGATGAACATCTTCCTCTTCTACCGCCTGCTCCTCGCCTTCCTCATCAGCGACTACGTCCTGCAGTTCGACTGGCTCTTCCGGCTGCGGTACAAAAAGCGCTGGGGCGTATTCGTCCACGCCGGCTTCCACCTGCTGACCACCCTGGTCCTCTGCCTGCCCTACCTCCACGACACCTGGTTCTTCGTCGCCGTGGTGCTGTTGCAGGTGGTCCACGGATTCTTCGATAAAATCAAGAAGCAGAACCTGTGGGCCTTCCTGGGGGACCAGCTCTTCCACCTCGCCACCCTGGCCGGCCTCGCCTGGCTCTTCGGGGGACTCGCACCGGTGGACTGGTTCCCCGCCTGGCTGGACGTCCTGTGGAAGGACGACTATCTGGTCAACCTCCTCTCGGGCCTGCTCCTTTCGGCCTACATGGGGATGATTCTCATCAATTTCGTCAACAAAACCTTCCGCAAGCCCTTCACGCGCGAGGTTTTCTCCGATTACTACCGCAACAGCTACCTCTTCGGGGGCCTCGTGGCCTTCTCGGGCGTGGAGCTGGGCTTCCAGCTAAGCCCGTGGTTTTTCCTGGCGGCGGTGGCCCCGGCGGCGCTCCTCGTCTGGCTCGCGCGCAGGCCCACCGACGAGGACGGCAGCTTCAAGGGCGCCTACAAGCTGGACTACCTCTGGATGCTCCTCTGGGCCGCCCTCTGGGGCGCAATCGTGGGCCTGAAGCTCTACCCCTGATGTTCACCGGCATCATCAGCGAGATGGGCGCCCTGGTCCGGCTGAAAGCGGGCCGGGTGGCGCGCCTGGAAATCGAGGCCCCGCGCACCGCGGGCGGCCTGAAGACGGGCGGCTCGGTGGCGGTGAACGGCGCCTGCCTGACGGCGGTGGAGGTGTCCGGCGGCGGGTTCGCCGCCGAGGCGATGGCGGAGACCCTCGAGAAGACCAACCTGGGGCGGCTCGTTCCGGGCTCCCCGGTGAACCTGGAATCCCCCCTCAGGCTGGGCGACGCCCTGGACGGGCACCTGGTGCTGGGGCACGTGGACGGCCCGGCGCGGCTGGTGGAGCGGAGGCCCGACGGAATCATGGCGCTCGAGCTCGCGGACGGCTCTCTCGACCGCTTCCTCGTCCCCAAGGGCTCCGTGGCCCTGGACGGCGTAAGTCTAACCATCATCGGGATCGAGGGCCGACTGTTCACCGTGGGCCTCATCCCGCACACGGGGAAAACCACGACGCTGGGCGGCCTGCCGCCGGGGTGGGAGCTGAACCTGGAGGTGGACGTGCTGGCCCGCTACCTCGAGGGGCTCATCGGGTCGCGTAAGGGGGTGGACCGTGATTTCCTCGCCGAGCACGGTTTTCTGTAAATTCGCGCCTCTGCTGCTCCTCTTGTTAGTGGGCTGCGGCGGCGGGGGCGGGTCCGCCACGGAGGAAAAACCCGAGGCGCCCGTCGTCACCCTGGCCGACGTTCTCGCCGGGAAGGAGCCCACGCCGGAGATTCAGGCCGAGCTGAAGGGCCTGGTCGCGGCGGGTACGGACAAGTTGGTCGCCCTCGCCGGGCGCGTCCAGGAGGGCGAGCTGACACCGGCGGAGGCGGACGACCTTTACGCCGGGTGGCTCGGGGGTGAGGCCGCCGGGCGGTCGCTGACGGCCGAGCAGCTCGGGCGGTTGCTGGCCGG
It includes:
- a CDS encoding DUF3307 domain-containing protein, with product MNIFLFYRLLLAFLISDYVLQFDWLFRLRYKKRWGVFVHAGFHLLTTLVLCLPYLHDTWFFVAVVLLQVVHGFFDKIKKQNLWAFLGDQLFHLATLAGLAWLFGGLAPVDWFPAWLDVLWKDDYLVNLLSGLLLSAYMGMILINFVNKTFRKPFTREVFSDYYRNSYLFGGLVAFSGVELGFQLSPWFFLAAVAPAALLVWLARRPTDEDGSFKGAYKLDYLWMLLWAALWGAIVGLKLYP
- a CDS encoding riboflavin synthase; translation: MFTGIISEMGALVRLKAGRVARLEIEAPRTAGGLKTGGSVAVNGACLTAVEVSGGGFAAEAMAETLEKTNLGRLVPGSPVNLESPLRLGDALDGHLVLGHVDGPARLVERRPDGIMALELADGSLDRFLVPKGSVALDGVSLTIIGIEGRLFTVGLIPHTGKTTTLGGLPPGWELNLEVDVLARYLEGLIGSRKGVDRDFLAEHGFL